DNA sequence from the Armatimonadota bacterium genome:
CGGTGGCGCCGCGTCAGGCGCAAACCGGATCGAGGCGCCCATCACCGATTCAAATGCCGCCACCACCGGCTGCACCAACTCCGGCACGGTGACCTGCCTCCTCAGTTCATTGGCGACCGATGTTACGCCATAGCCGCTGATACCACACGGCACTATGGCTCCAAACGCCGTCAGACTGGTGTTTACATTGAGTGCGAAGCCATGCGTCGTGACCCAGCGTGATGCCTTGATGCCGATTGCGGCGATCTTTGCGGGCGCCGGCGTGTTGAGACCGACCCATACGCCGGTGAACCCGGGAAACCGGCCGGCGGCAATCCCAACCGAGCCCAGTGCGGCGATCAGAACGGCTTCCAGACCTCGCAGGTACCGGTGCAGATCGCGGCGCCATACGGGCCCACCGAGATGGAACACCGGATAGCCAACCAGCTGGCCCGGACCGTGGTATGTTACGTCGCCACCGCGGTCCGACTCAACCACATCGATACCCTGCATCTCAAGCTGCGCGTCGCTCAGCAGGATATGGCTCCGGTCGGCGCCGCGGCCCAGTGTGATCGTTGGCGGATGCTCCAGCAGGAGCAGCGTATCTCCACAGGCGCCATCGATACGGGCGGCGGCAAGCTGCTGCTGCATCCGCCACGCCAGCCGGTAATCGACGCGGCCAAGCCAGCGAGCCTCAACGATGGCGGCGCTAGCTGTTGGCGTCGAAGGTGAAGTCGCCGTCGTCATTGGCCGTGTTAGCCGCGCGCCACGCCTCGCAGAATGACCCCGCCATCTCCATGACCTGGTCATACAGCTCTTCTTCCGGCTGGTCGCCAAGTACAGCGATAACGCCGGTGCTCCAGGTATTGGCGTCGAGCAGCAGGATGCCGGTATCTCGCGGCAGGAAGCACGGCTGAAGCAGACTGAGATCCATGCTGACGAAGTGCTCATCCTCGTCGGAGAGTATATCGATCGACAGTTCGAGCTGAGGCGGCGGAACTTCGTCGTCGTCTTCGTCAGGCACGCTCAGCACGTTAATACCGGCATCTTTCAGCGCGCCGCGCAGCAGCGCCACCAAGCCATCTTCATTTACATTGAGCGCCGGGGAGAGTTCCTGCGGGAGTCCCACATTGATGACCACTCCGGGCAGGCCGCAGAGCGCGCGTCCCTCGCCGGTTGTGGTGATCTCGATGTCGCCGAGGTCCAACTCCTCATCCTCGGGCCCGCTGCCGTTATCACCCTGGCCGGAGCCGGAATGGCCGGCGCCCGCGCACAAGGAAGCCGAAATCGCGAGGGCCAGCAAACCGAGCGAGAACCACATGGCACACTCTCCTGGCGGGCATCACCGCAACGCGCGCTCATTCAAGGCAGATGGAAACATCATACCGCGCGGAGGTGGAATAGCGGGCCGTCTAACGGAAACGCCGGCCGTGGGGTACGATTCGCTGCAGATGCCGGAACCGAATCGGTTTGTGAACGCGTCAAGTGAGTTGTGGCAGCCTGCGCCTGCCGCGATGCCGGGAGATCTCGGCCATGAAGTGCCCAAACTGTAAAACCAATTTGCCCGCGGAAGCGGCCTTCTGCCTGAGGTGCGGCTCGTCGCTCTCGCCGATGCCCGGCGGTTCGGTGACGCCGAGTGGCGCCTTTCCTGCGCCTCCCTGGCCGCAAAAGCGCAGCAATCGGAAAGCCGGCGCCGTCGCCGCAGCGGTTGGCGCCATTGCCGTATTCGCGGTGGCCGCAGCCGCGTTGCACGCCGCCCGCGGAAGGG
Encoded proteins:
- the lipB gene encoding lipoyl(octanoyl) transferase LipB → MTTATSPSTPTASAAIVEARWLGRVDYRLAWRMQQQLAAARIDGACGDTLLLLEHPPTITLGRGADRSHILLSDAQLEMQGIDVVESDRGGDVTYHGPGQLVGYPVFHLGGPVWRRDLHRYLRGLEAVLIAALGSVGIAAGRFPGFTGVWVGLNTPAPAKIAAIGIKASRWVTTHGFALNVNTSLTAFGAIVPCGISGYGVTSVANELRRQVTVPELVQPVVAAFESVMGASIRFAPDAAPPAAGCEPG